GTGGTAGTGGCGCTCAAACGCAGAATGTCGAGGCTGGTGTCTGTCTGGGGAAGGGTCGACAGAGCACCCAAAACCGAAAACAAAGACGTGTTCAGCATAGCCACATGTCTGGCCCTTTAATCATAAAAGCAAGGTTAGTACAGGCAGATGCAGGATCACTGCAAGGATCCGATCTTCCTAAAGCATGGCCACTACACAGCAACGCCGAATCGCCGTCAGGATACGATCTTCCGAATGGGTCTTGGCAGTCGCATTATGTGTATACCGGCAGTCCGAAATGGCCTGGTGATAGGGTAACTTCAGGCTGCAAATTGTCAACTGAAGGCGCCGCTGTAACAGAGCAAGAATTTAAGTTTGTACCCTCAGACCTCTCTACATTAGCATCGCCGACAAGAAATAAGTTTGGCATCTCTGTTGTCAACGTAAGAAAGGCTGAGCTTAAAAAAATCGGGTACAATGACCTCGTGGATTGGCTACGTGATCCGAATCACGTGTACATAGGACGTGACATGACGCGTTACGTCCCCGGCGCCGTTGGTAGCAAGTGGGGTAACCCATTTAAAGCGCGAGGCGACAATCTGACTGTAGAAGAACGCTGTgacatgtacaaacaatatatcCTCAATGACACTCGTATCCAAGGTAACGGAAAAACGCTTCTGGAATCTCTGGATGAGTTGAAAGGCAAAGTGCTCGGATGTTGGTGCCACCCAGCACCTTGTCACGGTCACATGCTGGCCGATCTCGCGCAGAAACACTGTTATTGACGGTATTAGGATGCACTATCTTCATGTTAAATCTTGTTAGTTTTTGTATGGCCGAAGCTTCAAACAACCTTTATCTGTGATAAAACTGTCtcttaacattatttttctttacttGCAAACCTGTCTATGAATGTACCCTTCAGTTTGATGAATTAATGTCACATCTTAAATATGCTATagattatatttaaaaaaaaccctgacATCTGGGAGTATGATGGTGTTAGCTGACATTTGCATTACTTACATTTTCAATCAATATAAATAGCTTGATATGGCTTTTAAGCGGGGAGCCTCCGATCACCGTATATCATGGCTATGGCAAGGACATTTCTGACAATTTGACTTATATTTTCCATGTGTGTACAATGGACTATCCTTCTGTctgtgttatgcaccagtcaattgtaaccacggcccccaggtccgggggtataccggggatagccggggaaaagggccgtgtttttactttcctggtgaccgcggtggttttatcatagcgccaaatttagcggagattgggtattgtatagagtctctggggtgcgggggtatttgaccggggtttaaccatcagttcgtcaccgcagggcggggattttacccggggttggctggactgaaagtcagtcccggctattccccggacctgggggggggggggggcgtggtaacaattgactggtgcattaccatTATAACAATACGGCATCAAACAACTATACAAGTGAGATACGAGGGTCATAAGAACCTGACTAGTCTAGTATGTTTTACATCTGAACCTTGTTAATACTATAAAGACTTCATAAGATTACATTATAAAGATTCATATTCCTATTATAAATGTACCGTCAGTTGTAGGTTGTCCTTGACCAGAAGATGATCCCGATTGTTTTTGGTCTCAGACGGCATTTATTGGGTGTAATTAACGAGAATACTTATAAGATATTAATAGAACATTCATGGCATCTATGATGTCAAACAATCATGATATTGTAACATCCTCTTTTCTTTAACAGAATTCGTTATCATAGAAATAATCAGTTCATTAGAACATTAGGATAAACATCTTTCAATcttgatatattaaaatattatttaatattgtttaaaaagagTGTTATTCAGTTTGAAGTTGACAAACTAAAGTAACAGTCGATAAATATTATCAAGTCAGacatgaatataaaaacatatacatcaGCAAGTGACAAGGTCACCGTATCTCGCCATCGTCGGCAACAACGGTAGTGTAATGTACTGGGGGTAATTCCGACGATGCATCTCGACGGCTTCCGACTATACGGCCTGATCGGTTTGTTTAGTGTCGTGGTCCAGTATACGCTCACTCGGTTGGCCTTGTTCACACGGAGGGTCACGTTTTGTAGTAGCTTCTTCCGTTTCCTCACTGAAAGACTGAAACGTAGTATCCGGGCTTGCTTTTGCGTAGGTAGCGTCGATTGAGGTTAATGACTATTCCGTTTTTCCGTACATTTCAAGTTTGATGTCGACTTCAGCCTGGAATAGGTTTCAATGTACCATGGTGGATCACGTGtgttattttgacatatttactGTACGAGCCCTCCTATTTCAGATGTTACGATAATGACTTACGGCAATTGCTTTTGTGAAGGTATTATTTACGCCATCTGAGAAGTACGATTTTCAGGACACAACAATTTGCAAAACATAGCTACATTATGAGGTCAGTTTTAGGATGTACAGTATACGTCAGATATGTAATGTGGGTTTATTAAGAGAAATGTGGAGTTGCATTTGGGCCAAATTTGTCGAGTAGTTTGAACAAACGGTATAAGGCATACGTTTTTTTGTATGacgtttcttttttctttaataaggatttacaattgtttgttcttagatgttgttttatatcaatcatattgtattgttttattttacaataatactgttggctggtccattttgatcacgtgatccaccatggtacaacattgaaAGCTATTACAAACTGACTTCGCGCGACGTCAAGTAAATGCGACGTCAAAAAGTCCAAAAACTGCCCCAAGCACTCTGTCTGTGTTACCATTGTCAATCAGTgctattttcaacaaaacgGACCCGGGTTTTTCGTTGTTTAGTGAACACTCGAATGGAATAAACCCTCATTTTTTCTTGCTatcactttttttcaaataattcagTATTAACGTTGACACTCAAACCCATGAAGTAAAAGCTCGTAGTACTCCTACATGTAACAACTTAAAAACCAGCAGATTAAACAATGACGGAGTTAGTGTTTTTTCCGTCAGGACAACTTACGCAAAATAGTGCGTATTGGTTATCAGTCCCGACACAGGAATCCGTTGTTCAACGTTCCTCACCCGTCCGGCCCGTACACCCGTTTGACAGCGTCCTTTTGACGACCCGTATATTTGGTAGCCAGCGCCGGTATAACGCTAACCCCTGCCATACGTCCTTCGCCTGTCCGACCCGTAACACTAGTGGCCAACGTCGTTTTGACGCCAACCGCTGTCCAGCGTCCCTCTCCTAAACGACCTATCCATCTGATTGCCAGCGTCTGTGTGGCATTGACCGCTACCCAAAGTTCATCGCCCGATCGGTCGTCAGCACCTGTATCAAGCTGATAACTGCAGAACATCCCTCGCTCGTCCGGCCCGTAAATCTGGTTACCAAAAATGATGTGACGCTTACCAATTCCTGACATTCCTCGCCCGTCCGGTCCATTTCCGTGGTTGCCAGCGCCGGTATGAATTTAACCGTTTCCGGATGCCATCGACCCCTCACCTTCCCGACCGTTACATCTGGTTACCACTGTCGGTATGACACTGCCCAATGTCCTTCGCCCAGCCGAGTTCTATGCCTGACTACCACTGTCGGTATGACGCTGCCCAATGTCCCTCGCCCGGCCGAGTCGTATGCCTGGCTACCAGTGTCAGTATGACGCTGCCCAATGTCCCACGCCCGACCGAGTTGTATGGCTGGTTAGCACTGTCGGTATAACGCTGCCCAATGTCCCTTGCCCGGCTGAGTTGTATGCCTGGCCGAGTCGTATGCCTGGCCGAGTTGTATGCCTGGCTACCAGTGTCGATATGACGCTGCCCAATGTCCCTCGCCCGGCCGAGTTGTATGCTTGGCTACCACTGTCGGTATGACGCTGCCCAATGCTCCTCGCCCGGCCGAGTTGTATGCCTGGTTACCAGTGTCGGTATGACGCTGCCCAATGTCCCTCGCCCGGCCGAGTTGTATGCCTGGTTACCAGTGTCGGTATGACGCTGCTCAATGTCCTTCGCCCGGCTGAGTTGTATGCCTGGCCGAGTCGTATGCCTGTTTACCACTGTCGGTATGAAGCTGCCCAATGTCCCTCGCCCGGCCGAGTCGTATGCCTGGTTACCACTGTCGGTATGACGCTGCCCAATGTCCCGCGCCCGACCGAGTTAAATGCCTGGCAGAGTCGTATGCCTGGTTACCAATGTCGGTGTGACGCTGCCCAATATCCTTCGCCCGGCTGAGTTGCATGCCTGGTTACCAGTGTCGGTATGACGCTGCCCAATGTCCCTCGCCCGGCCGAGTTGTATGCCTGGTTACCACTGTCGGTATGATGCTGCCCAATGTCCCTCGCCCGGCCGAGTCGTATGCCTGGCTACCATTGCCGGTATGACGCTGCCCAATATCCCTCGCCCGACCGAGTTGTATGCCTGGTTACCAGTGTCGGTATGACGCTGCTCAATGTCCCTCGCCCGGCTGAGTTGTATGCCCAGCCCAGTCGTATGTCTGGTTACCACTGTCGGTATGAAGCTGCCCAATGTCGCTCGCCCGGCTGAGTTCTATGCCTTGCCGAGTCGTATGCCTGGTTACCACTGTCGGTATGAAGCTGCCCAATGTCCCTCGCCCGGCCGAGTTGTATGCCTGGTTACCACTGTCGGTATGACGCTGCCCAATGTCCCTCGCCCGGCCGAGTCGTATGACTGGCCGAATTGTATGCCTGGTTACCACTGTGGGTATGAAGCTGCCCAATGTCCCTCGCCCGGCCGAGTCGATTGCCCGGCCGAATTGTATGCCTGGTTACCACTGTGGGTATGAAGCTGCCCAATGTCCCTCGCCCGGCCGAGTTGTATGCTTGGTGAGTCGTATTACAGGTTACCACTGTCGGTATGAAGTTGTCCAATGTCCCTCGCCCGGCCGAGTTGTATGCCTGGTTACCACTGTCGGTATGACGCTGCTCAATTTTCCTCGCCCGGCCGAGTTGTATACTGGTTACCACTGTCGacacaggtgctcgtcacattgcctgaatacagtaatacatacttatttcatattttattatttttttttaattatttatttatgtcggtcaagatagtgaatatgtgtcatttaaaaaaatattccacaattttttatgaaagtaaattagtataatatataaataaatataaggtaaacatgtgcaaaaaatcatcaattccaaacggacctaatcaatagagcgtagttcctaaaataattgagataatctaatatttttttactgttctgataaggtaagattcccatctacaagaaaaatataacttttatgctagtaagattgacctttacggcatattcaaacaaaatgcaccgaCCAGAAGCTGAAATTCGCCATTACGAAAGAACCGGGAGGTTGAAAAACAACGGATTTTTCCCCCCTAAAACAAGTTaaaacagactgacatgcaaactttccgtatgcattacaaagagaagcttaaaatatcattcctaCCGTTAAAAACTCGTTGAGTAAGACGCGTATTTATCCAAATAGAACGTTTTTTGTTGCAGTATTTCTACTTTAAATATAGTAATATAAAGTAATATACTTTGTTGCAAACTTTATTCACCCTCTTTCAGTTTGACGCCGACTACCTTGGTGAGAAGTTCCTTGTGGGAGATGTTCGTGTTGGGGACGAGCGCCACATGATGTTTGCAACGGCCGACCAGATACGTTTACTTCAGAGTGTACATGGTACCTGGACGGAACATTTCGTGTGGTCAACAAACCATTTACACAGTTGTGGTCCGTCCATGCTTTTCTTCGACAAGGTGCCACCACAAAGCAGGTCCCCCTTTTATGCGTGTTAATGTCACGTAGGAGAAAGAACGATTATGAAGCTGTAAGAAGATACAAACGTAGTTTAttacaatgtcatttatatgtCACTGATTGTACGTTGCCTTATAACATTCTCTTCTATTTTACAGGTGCTGAGGAAAATCGTTGAACTCATGGATGTCGCGCCAGTTGTAGAAGCATTCACTATGGACTTCGAAGCAGGTAAATTACTAAATAAAAACCGAGAATATAATTCATCATGTCAACACAGTACATTATGATATATAACCATagaataagtaaaataaataaataatatttcatacatgcaTTATATATTTCTCATCAGGTTTGTGGCAGGCTTTGCGAGAGGTGTTTCCCCGGTCCAAACTTCATGGCTGTGGGTTTCATTGGGCACAAGCGATCCAGCGACGAGTCCAGGCAGTCGGCTTGCAGGCAACCTATGAGCGACGGGAAGGTGTGCATCAGCATGTAAGGAAGCTCCTGGCCCTTCCTTTCCTGCCTCCTGGTGATATCCCACGGGCTTTTCAGAAGCTAAAGGACCGCTCGGATGGCAGTTCTGAGCAGCTCCGGGAGCTGTTCCATTATGTGACCGATCAGTGGTTAGAAAATTCAATGTGGTCACCTGACGAGTGGTCTGTTTACCGAAAAAATGTTAGGACAAACAACGATACTGAAGGTGAGCTCTGAATATAAA
This genomic stretch from Mya arenaria isolate MELC-2E11 chromosome 10, ASM2691426v1 harbors:
- the LOC128205543 gene encoding uncharacterized protein LOC128205543, whose product is MNPKSDESPPSSGRDMNGSGAQTQNVEAGVCLGKGRQSTQNRKQRRVQHSHMSGPLIIKARLVQADAGSLQGSDLPKAWPLHSNAESPSGYDLPNGSWQSHYVYTGSPKWPGDRVTSGCKLSTEGAAVTEQEFKFVPSDLSTLASPTRNKFGISVVNVRKAELKKIGYNDLVDWLRDPNHVYIGRDMTRYVPGAVGSKWGNPFKARGDNLTVEERCDMYKQYILNDTRIQGNGKTLLESLDELKGKVLGCWCHPAPCHGHMLADLAQKHCY
- the LOC128204745 gene encoding uncharacterized protein LOC128204745, whose amino-acid sequence is MSLARLSCMPSPVVCLVTTVGMKLPNVARPAEFYALPSRMPGYHCRYEAAQCPSPGRVVCLVTTVGMTLPNVPRPAESYDWPNCMPGYHCGYEAAQCPSPGRVDCPAELCSCWGRAPHDVCNGRPDTFTSECTWYLDGTFRVVNKPFTQLWSVHAFLRQGATTKQVPLLCVLMSRRRKNDYEAVLRKIVELMDVAPVVEAFTMDFEAGWHRRMNARAGRGQLQFYVLLGLLLKEAKLVPLQAQLVGEGIGRNRREVYSDMDMRIDELWEKYDAHDILCEDFLREIGEIYG